A window of the Phalacrocorax aristotelis chromosome 9, bGulAri2.1, whole genome shotgun sequence genome harbors these coding sequences:
- the NFKBIA gene encoding NF-kappa-B inhibitor alpha: MPSAAAAAAHSQRTAAMISARRLVEPPVMEGYEQPKKERQGGFPLDDRHDSGLDSMKEEEYRQLVKELEDIRLQPREPPAWAQQLTEDGDTFLHLAIIHEEKSLSLEVIRQTAGDRAFLNFQNNLSQTPLHLAVITDQPEIAEHLLKAGCDLEIRDFRGNTPLHIACQQGSLRSVSVLTQYCQPHHLLAVLQATNYNGHTCLHLASLQGYLAIVEYLLSLGADVNAQEPCNGRTALHLAVDLQNSDLVSLLVKHGADVNKVTYQGYSPYQLTWGRDNSSIQEQLKQLTTADLQMLPESEDEESSESEPEFTEDELIYDDCLIGGRQLSF; this comes from the exons ATGCcaagcgccgccgccgccgccgctcacTCGCAGCGAACCGCCGCCATGATCAGCGCCCGCCGCCTCGTCGAGCCGCCGGTTATGGAGGGCTACGAGCAACCCAAGAAAGAGCGTCAAGGCGGGTTCCCGCTCGACGATCGCCACGATAGCGGCTTGGACTCCATGAAGGAAGAGGAGTACCGGCAGCTGGTGAAGGAGCTGGAGGACATACGCCTGCAGCCCCGCGAACCGCCCGCCTGGGCACAGCAGCTGACGGAGGACGGGGACAC TTTTCTCCACTTGGCGATTATTCACGAGGAAAAATCCCTGAGCCTGGAGGTGATCCGGCAGACGGCCGGGGACCGCGCTTTCCTGAACTTCCAGAACAACCTCAGCCAG ACTCCTCTTCACCTGGCAGTGATCACTGATCAGCCTGAAATTGCTGAGCACCTTCTGAAGGCCGGATGCGACCTGGAAATCAGGGACTTCCGAGGAAACACCCCCCTGCACATTGCCTGCCAGCAGGGCTCCCTGAGGAGCGTCAGTGTCCTCACACAGTACTGCCAGCCACACCACCTCCTTGCTGTCCTGCAGGCAACCAACTACAACG GACATACATGTCTCCATTTGGCGTCTCTTCAAGGATACCTGGCTATTGTCGAGTACTTGCTGTCCTTGGGAGCAGATGTAAATGCTCAG GAGCCATGCAATGGCAGAACAGCACTACATTTGGCTGTCGACCTGCAGAATTCAGACCTGGTGTCGCTTCTGGTGAAACATGGGGCAGATGTCAACAAAGTGACCTACCAGGGCTATTCCCCCTATCAGCTCACGTGGGGAAGAGACAACTCCAGCATACAGGAACAGCTGAAGCAGCTGACCACAGCTGACCTGCAGATGTTGCCAGAAAGTGAGGATGAGGAGAGCAGTGAATCGGAGCCTGAATTCACAGAGGATGAA CTTATATATGATGACTGCCTTATTGGAGGACGACAGCTGTCATTTTAA